Genomic segment of Candidatus Methylomirabilota bacterium:
CATCCCCGTGGACGGCGAGGTCGCCCGCGTGGCGGAGACGGCGACGCGCGTCTTCCGCTCGCTGGGCGCCAAGGTCGAGTCGGCCTGCTGCGATTTCCGCGAGGTCAACGACATCGTGCTGGGCACGCGCGGGCTGTCCATGGTGGCCAACCACGCCGACAAGCTCGCGCAGTGGAAAGAGCAGATGCAGAAGGGACTGGTCTGGAACATCGAGCAGGGTCTCAAGCTCTCCCCGGAGGAGATCGGGCGGGCCGAGGCGCTGCGCACCTCGCTCTGGCAGCGCGTACGGACCTTCATGGAGACGCGGGAGCTGCTCATCCTGCCCACGGTGGCCGTGCCGCCCTTCCCCGTCGAGCTGCCCTACCCGACGCAGATCAACGGCAAGCCGCTCGACAACTACACGCAGTGGTTCTTTCTCACCTATGGCATCACGGTGACCGGACTTCCCGTCATCTCCGTTCCCTGCGGCTTCACCGCGAGCGGGCTGCCCGTGGGACTGCAGATCGTGGGGCGGCGGCGACAGGAGACCATGGTGCTGCGGGCCGCCGCGGCCTTCGAGGCGGCCGCGCCGTGGGCGGACAAGATCCCTCCCGTCGTGACGGAGCGTGAGCGTCGATAACATAAGGCCCCCACCGAGGTTGGGCTAGTCGGCCACGTCGGCTCCGACGTGTTCTTTGGTGGACATTGACCGGTGGGGATGGCGTGACTAGCATGGATTCGATGACGACGTATCCCGTCCGAAACCGACACTGGACCCGGAGCGAGTATGACCAGCTGATCAGAATCGGTTTCTTCTTCGGCGACGAGCCCATCGAGCTGCTGGGCGGTCAGCTCATCGTCGCCGAGCCGAAGGGTAGCCAACACCAGACGGCCATCGGCCTCACCGCCGAGGCGTTGCGCCTCGCCTTCGGTCTGGGCTGGATCGTGCGTGTACAGGGCCCCGTGGCGCTGGACGACGAGTCCGAGCCAGAGCCCGACATCGCGGTCGTCCCCGGGGGACATCGCGACTATCTCGCCGAGCACCCGGCGCGGCCGGCCCTGCTCATCGAGGTGGCCGAGTCGAGCCTGGCCTTCGACCGGCGTCACAAGGGCAGCCTCTACGCCCGCGCGGGTGTGGCGGACTACTGGATCGTGAACCTCGTGGACGAGGCCCTCGAGGTCTATCGCCAGCCCGCGGTCGATCGGTCCGCGGAGTTCGGCTGGCGCTACCTCGACGTCCAGATCTTCCGCGTGGCCGCCACCGTCTCGCCGCTCTCCCGGCCCGACGTCACCGTGGCCGTGGCCGACCTGCTGCCGTAGCGCCTCGCCGGCTCCGCTACTTTGCCCGCTTGAAGGTCACCTCGCGAGTTAGGCGCTGGGGTCAGGTCTCACAATGCGACATCGCGGTCAAAGCGGAGAGATCCTCGAGGCCGGTGTAACATCCATGCGGTCATGCCGTCTTCCGCGGGGTGACGGTCAACCGCGGGGTGTCGGAGTCGAGCAGGCTTCACCCACACAGTCTGGGAGGTCAGGCCATGGACCTGGGGCTCCAAGGAAAACACGCGATCGTGACCGGGGGCAGCCTGGGCATCGGGAAAGCCATTGCCCGGGAGCTGGCCCGCGAAGGCGTGGACGTCGCGATCGTGGCGCGCAGCAAGGAGCCGCTCGAAGCGACGGCGCGAGAGCTGTCCGCCGAGACCGGGCGGCGCATCATCCCGCTGGTGGCCGACGTCACCAGCAAGGAGCAGGTGGACGGGATGGTGGCCCAGGCGGCCGCCCAGCTGGGCGGGTTGCACATCCTGGTGAACAGCGGATCTCCCCCGGGGGGCTCGGCCACCGCCACCGGCCCCATCGAAACGGTGGTCGACGAGGATCTGCTGCACGACTTCAATGTGAAGTACGTGGGGGCGCTGCGCTGCGCCCGCGCCGCCATCCCCCACCTGAAGGAGCAGGGGTGGGGCCGCATCATCAACATCAGCGGGACCAATGCCCGCAACGCCGGGAACCTCAGCGGCGGGGCCCGCAACACCTCCCTCGTACACTTCACCAAGACCCTGGCCGTGCAGCTGGGGCGCTTCGGGATCACGGTCAACTGCATCCACCCTGGCACGACGCGCACGGAGCGCACCCCGCGCCTGTTGGCGGCCCGGGCCGCCGAGCTGCGCATCGCCCCCGAGGAAGTCGAGCAACGCGATTTCGCCCACGATTCCCCACGGGGCAACGCCATCGGCCGCATGGTGGACGCGGCGGAGATCGCCTACGTCACGGCCTTCCTGGCCTCGGACAAGGCGTGGGCAGTTACCGGTGAGCTGGTCGTGGCGACGGGTGGGGCCGGCCGAGCCGTATATTATTGAGGACGCGCGAACGGTACCGACATGTTCCCGTACCATGACGAGAACCAGACGCAGCGGACGGCCTTCGTCACCCTGCTGATCATCGGCCTGAACGTCGTGGTCTGGCTCCTGGTCCAAGGCGCCGGCTCCATGCTTTCGGTGGCGCGGTCGGTCTGCGATCTCGGGCTGATTCCCGGCGAGCTCACCGGGATGGTGCCGCCGGGCACGCGCTTTCCCATGGGCGAGGGCCTCGTGTGCCTGACCGACCCCGGCCGGCAGGTCTCGCACGTCGTCACCTCGATGTTCCTGCACGGCTCCTGGATGCACCTGCTGGGCAACATGTGGTTCCTCTGGCTTTTCGGGAACAACATCGAGGACTCCATGGGGCACGGGCGCTTCGTCGTGTTCTACCTGCTCTCCGGGGTCGCGGCCTCCCTGCTGCAGGTGGCCCTCAGCCCGGCATCGCCGATCCCGATGGTCGGGGCCTCGGGCGCCATCAGCGGGGTGATGGGCGCCTACCTCGTCCTGTACCCGCGCGTGCGCGTGTACACGTTGGTGCCCCTCGGGTTCTTCATCACGTCGCTCGCCCTGCCCGCCTGGACCATGCTGCTGTATTGGATGGCCCTCCAGCTCCTGGGCGGGTTCACGGGGTTCTTGACCGAGGCGCGCGGCGGCGTGGCCTTCTGGGCCCACGTCGGGGGATTCGTGGCGGGCGCGGTGCTCGTGAAGCTGTTTGCCCGCCCCGCGGACGTGGAGGCCCACCGGAACGACGATTGGCGTCCGCGGCGGGTGGCCGGCGGCCGAGGCGCCTGAGCGCGC
This window contains:
- a CDS encoding SDR family oxidoreductase, with protein sequence MDLGLQGKHAIVTGGSLGIGKAIARELAREGVDVAIVARSKEPLEATARELSAETGRRIIPLVADVTSKEQVDGMVAQAAAQLGGLHILVNSGSPPGGSATATGPIETVVDEDLLHDFNVKYVGALRCARAAIPHLKEQGWGRIINISGTNARNAGNLSGGARNTSLVHFTKTLAVQLGRFGITVNCIHPGTTRTERTPRLLAARAAELRIAPEEVEQRDFAHDSPRGNAIGRMVDAAEIAYVTAFLASDKAWAVTGELVVATGGAGRAVYY
- a CDS encoding Uma2 family endonuclease, with the translated sequence MDSMTTYPVRNRHWTRSEYDQLIRIGFFFGDEPIELLGGQLIVAEPKGSQHQTAIGLTAEALRLAFGLGWIVRVQGPVALDDESEPEPDIAVVPGGHRDYLAEHPARPALLIEVAESSLAFDRRHKGSLYARAGVADYWIVNLVDEALEVYRQPAVDRSAEFGWRYLDVQIFRVAATVSPLSRPDVTVAVADLLP
- a CDS encoding rhomboid family intramembrane serine protease, with amino-acid sequence MFPYHDENQTQRTAFVTLLIIGLNVVVWLLVQGAGSMLSVARSVCDLGLIPGELTGMVPPGTRFPMGEGLVCLTDPGRQVSHVVTSMFLHGSWMHLLGNMWFLWLFGNNIEDSMGHGRFVVFYLLSGVAASLLQVALSPASPIPMVGASGAISGVMGAYLVLYPRVRVYTLVPLGFFITSLALPAWTMLLYWMALQLLGGFTGFLTEARGGVAFWAHVGGFVAGAVLVKLFARPADVEAHRNDDWRPRRVAGGRGA